A genomic segment from Aegilops tauschii subsp. strangulata cultivar AL8/78 chromosome 1, Aet v6.0, whole genome shotgun sequence encodes:
- the LOC109744112 gene encoding cell division protein FtsZ homolog 2-2, chloroplastic, with the protein MSFSTSFGCAGAHPARHLDPPPAGKTFRGVSATRFLRNRRFAGCPGRFECSANSRQSGPRRTPKDTMYDLHPEISMLYGEDNGAIAAPSKEQGIGKAIETLPLADASIAYRYNEPRIKVIGVGGAGSNAVNRMIESSMKGVEFWIVNTDFQAMRMSPIDPANRLPIGQELTRGLGAGGNPEIGMNAAKESQELVEKAVSGADMVFVTAGMGGGTGTGGAPVIAGIAKSMGILTVGIVTTPFSFEGRRRALQAQEGIAALRSNVDTLIVIPNDKLLTAVSPNTPVTEAFNLADDILRQGVRGISDIITVPGLVNVDFADVRSVMSDAGSSLMGIGTATGKTRARDAALNAIQSPLLDIGIERATGIVWNITGGSDLTLTEVNAAAEVIYDLVDPGANLIFGSVIDPSYTGQVSITLIATGFKRQEESEVRPAQAGGDGNRGRSSRFSSSSQDEGPKLQIPEFLQRKGRSGFSRG; encoded by the exons ATGAGCTTCTCCACAAGTTTCGGGTGTGCCGGTGCGCACCCGGCACGCCATCTGGATCCGCCGCCGGCCGGGAAGACATTTCGTGGTGTCAGCGCGACGCGTTTCCTGAGGAACAGGCGGTTTGCCGGTTGCCCTGGTCGATTCGAATGCTCCGCAAACTCGCGCCAATCTGGGCCGCGGCGCACCCCCAAGGACACCATGTACGACCTCCACCCTGAGATCTCGATGCTCTATGGAGAGGATAATGGCGCAATTGCTGCCCCCAGCAAGGAGCAGGGTATCGGGAAAGCAATTGAGACCTTACCGCTAGCAGATGCTTCTATCGCGTACCGCTACAATGAGCCCCGGATTAAAGTCATTGGGGTTGGAGGCGCCGGCTCCAACGCCGTGAACAGGATGATTGAGAGCTCCATGAAGGGGGTGGAGTTCTGGATCGTGAACACTGACTTCCAGGCTATGAGGATGTCGCCCATTGACCCGGCAAATAGGCTGCCGATTGGCCAGGAACTGACAAGAGGTCTTGGTGCTGGTGGGAACCCAGAAATCGGCATGAATGCAGCCAAGGAAAGCCAGGAGTTGGTAGAAAAGGCAGTGTCTGGAGCTGATATGGTTTTTGTCACG GCTGGAATGGGAGGTGGAACAGGCACTGGCGGGGCGCCTGTTATAGCAGGGATCGCAAAGTCTATGGGTATATTAACTGTCGGAATCGTGACTACTCCGTTTTCATTTGAGGGAAGAAGACGGGCACTCCAGGCACAAGAAGGAATTGCGGCCTTGAGGAGCAATGTTGATACACTGATCGTAATCCCAAATGATAAGTTACTGACTGCTGTTTCTCCAAATACTCCTGTGACAGAAGCCTTTAATTTGGCAGATGATATTCTCCGGCAGGGTGTCCGTGGAATCTCAGATATCATCACT GTGCCAGGTTTGGTTAATGTTGACTTTGCTGATGTACGATCAGTTATGTCAGATGCAGGTTCATCCTTGATGGGAATTGGAACAGCAACAG GTAAGACACGAGCAAGAGATGCTGCACTCAATGCCATACAGTCTCCTCTACTTGATATTGGTATTGAAAGGGCAACAGGAATTGTGTGGAATATCACCGGAGGGAGTGACCTAACATTGACAGAG GTGAATGCAGCAGCTGAAGTGATATATGATCTCGTCGATCCTGGTGCAAATCTAATATTTGGGTCTGTCATAGACCCATCATATACTGGTCAG GTGAGCATAACCTTGATTGCAACTGGATTCAAGCGCCAGGAGGAAAGTGAAGTCCGACCCGCGCAG GCTGGAGGCGACGGCAACCGCGGCCGCAGCTCCCGGTTCTCTTCATCCTCCCAGGACGAAGGCCCGAAGCTGCAGATTCCCGAGTTCCTACAGCGGAAAGGGCGTTCGGGGTTTTCCAGAGGCTGA